Part of the Ficedula albicollis isolate OC2 chromosome 24, FicAlb1.5, whole genome shotgun sequence genome is shown below.
AGCTGGCAAGGGAcagaggctgctcccagcacagtcTGAGCTGGGGATGAGGCATCTCTGCCAGGACATGAACCGTCTGTCCGGGCAGATTTTGGAGGTCATGGTGGTGAATTTTGCTCCAAACACATCTGGATGGAGCTGAAGGGCGAGGGAAGAGCCAGAAGGGTTtgtccccactgcagcagagcGGCAGGCAAATGACACAGTGGTGTCTGCGGGGTCCCTGGATAGGAGACAGCATCTCCGCAGCCTGACCGTCCCTGTCGTGCCACCAGGTCTCCCGCCACCGCAGCCATGGCAAACAAAGGGCCAGCCTATGGCATGAGCAGGGACGTGCAGTCCAAGATCGAGAAGAAGTACGATGACGAGCTGGAGGACCGGCTGGTGGAGTGGATCGTGGCGCAGTGCGGGGCTGCCGTGGGGCGCCCGGAGCGCGGCCGCCTGGGCTTCCAGGTCTGGCTGAAGAACGGCATCGTAAGTGGGGCCCGGGGCTGGGCAGGCGGGGGGAGCTCTGGGGCACCACAGGAGCTCTGGGACAacacaggagctctggggacagcacaggagctctgggacagcacagggagctctagggacagcacaggagctccatgggcagcacaggagctctggggacagcacaggagctctggggcaccacaggagctctgggacaacacaggagctctggggacagcacaggagctctggggacagcagaggagctctgggacagcacaggagctccgagggcagcacaggagctccGAGAACAGCTCAGCAGACCCAGGCTCCCCCTGCGGCAGGTGCTCAGCAGGCTGGTGAACAGCCTCTACCCCGACGGCTCCAAGCCCGTCAAGATCCCCGACGCGCCGCCCACCATGGTCTTCAAGCAGATGGAACAGATCGCCCAGTTCCTGAAGGCGGCCGAGGACTACGGCGTGGTCAAGACAGACATTTTCCAGACCGTGGACCTGTTTGAAGGTGCGGGGGGCGGCAGTCGGGGTTGGGGGTCGCGggttgctgtgctgtgcccatccTCACgcccttctctctctccccgGGCAGCCAAGGACATGGCAGCGGTGCAGAGGACGCTGAtggccctggggagcctggcagTCACCAAGAACGACGGGAACTACCACGGGGACCCCAACTGGTTCATGAAGTAAGTGGGGGAGTGCGGAGCCGGCCGCGGGGACCCCCCCGTCCCGcggctgctcagagctggctcCTTGGGATGCCGAACTTCCAgcgggggagggagggagggagggagggcggCTGGGGCATCCCTGGGGATCCGGGGGTGCGGGTGCCCCACGGCCTCTCCCCGTGCCCCGCAGGAAAGCTCAGGAGCACAAGCGGGAGTTCACCGAGAGCCAGCTGAAGGAGGGCAAGAACATCATCGGGCTACAGATGGGCACCAACAAGGGCGCGTCACAGGCGGGCATGAGCTACGGCCGGCCCCGGCAgatcagggggggggggggggggggggggggggggggggggggggggggggggggggggggggggggggggggggggggggggggggggggggggggggggggggggggggggggggggggggggggggggggggggggggggggggggggggggggggggggggggggggggggggggggggggggggggggggggggggggggggggggggggggggggggggggggggggggggggggggggggggggggggggggggggggggggggggggggggggggggggggggggggggggggggggggggggggggggggggggggggggggggggggggggggggggggggggggggggggggggggggggggggggggggggggggggggggggggggggggggggggggggggggggggggggggggggggggggggggggggggggggggggggggggggggggggggggggggggggggggggggggggggggggggggggggggggggggggggggggggggggggggggggggggggggggggggggggggggggggggggggggggggggggggggggggggggggggggggggggggggggggggggggggggggggggggggggggggggggggggggggggggggggggggggggggggggggggggggggggggggggggggggggggggggggggggggggggggggggggggggggggggggggggggggggggggggggggggggggggggggggggggtgccctCCGAGAACAGCTCAGCAGACCCAGGCTCCCCCTGCGGCAGGTGCTCAGCAGGCTGGTGAACAGCCTCTACCCCGACGGCTCCAAGCCCGTCAAGATCCCCGACGCGCCGCCCACCATGGTCTTCAAGCAGATGGAACAGATCGCCCAGTTCCTGAAGGCGGCCGAGGACTACGGCGTGGTCAAGACAGACATTTTCCAGACCGTGGACCTGTTTGAAGGTGCGGGGGGCGGCAGTCGGGGTTGGGGGTCGCGggttgctgtgctgtgcccatccTCACgcccttctctctctccccgGGCAGCCAAGGACATGGCAGCGGTGCAGAGGACGCTGAtggccctggggagcctggcagTCACCAAGAACGACGGGAACTACCACGGGGACCCCAACTGGTTCATGAAGTAAGTGGGGGAGTGCGGAGCCGGCCGCGGGGACCCCCCCGTCCCGcggctgctcagagctggctcCTTGGGATGCCGAACTTCCAgcgggggagggagggagggagggagggcggCTGGGGCATCCCTGGGGATCCGGGGGTGCGGGTGCCCCACGGCCTCTCCCCGTGCCCCGCAGGAAAGCTCAGGAGCACAAGCGGGAGTTCACCGAGAGCCAGCTGAAGGAGGGCAAGAACATCATCGGGCTACAGATGGGCACCAACAAGGGCGCGTCACAGGCGGGCATGAGCTACGGCCGGCCCCGGCAgatcaggggggggggggggggggggggggggggggggggggggggggggggggggggggggggggggggggggggggggggggggggggggggggggggggggggggggggggggggggggggggggggggggggggggggggggggggggggggggggggggggggggggggggggggggggggggggggggggggggggggggggggggggggggggggggggggggggggggggggggggggggggggggggggggggggggggggggggggggggggggggggggggggggggggggggggggggggggggggggggggggggggggggggggggggggggggggggggggggggggggggggggggggacgccACTGCCGCAGAGATCCCTGCCATCGGGGAGAAGGGAGAATTGGCCTCGGTTTTGTACTTGGTTTTTGTCAAAATTAAAAGGTTATATTCATCTAGCGTGGCCTGACGAGGTTTCATCCCGCATGCACCTGGAAAGCCAAAGTCCTTCTTTCTAAAAGGCTAAAGCTGCTCCAAACCTCCAAAGCTGGGAAAACCAAAGGTGGAGCTTGGATTTTCCCTGCCCAGCTTGGAAAACTCTACCCTTCCCCTCTGAACCTTGACACCCACTTTGGTCCTTGCTTTTTCCactgccctggagcagcccttgCCTCCCCCTTTTatcccagggcacagagggcacGCAGCCCCCACAGATGCAGCACCCggggctgggagatgctgtgtgACACGTTTTTCCACAGTGAGGAAGCTCTGGGAGAGCagaagaggggggggggggggggggggggggggggggggggggggggggggggggggggggggggggggggggggggggggggggggggggggggggggggggggggggggggggggggggggggggggggggggggggggggggggggggggggggggggggggggggggggggggggggggggggggggggggggggggggggggggggggggggggggggggggggggggggggggggggggggggggggggggggggggggggggggggggggggggggggggggggggggggggggggggggggggggggggggggggggggggggggggggggggggggggggggggggggggggggggggggggggggggggggggggggggggggggggggggggggggggggggggggggggggggggggggggggggggggggggggggggggggggggggggggggggggggggggggggggggggggggggggggggggggggggggggggggggggggggggggggggggggggggggggggggggggggggggggggggggggggggggggggggggggggggggggggggggggggggggggggggggggggggggggggggggggggggggggggggggggggggggggggggggggggggggggggggggggggggggggggggggggggggggggggggggggggggggggggggggggggggggggggggggggggggggggggggggggggggggggggggggggggggggggg
Proteins encoded:
- the LOC107604171 gene encoding LOW QUALITY PROTEIN: transgelin-like (The sequence of the model RefSeq protein was modified relative to this genomic sequence to represent the inferred CDS: deleted 1 base in 1 codon); its protein translation is MANKGPAYGMSRDVQSKIEKKYDDELEDRLVEWIVAQCGAAVGRPERGRLGFQVWLKNGIVLSRLVNSLYPDGSKPVKIPDAPPTMVFKQMEQIAQFLKAAEDYGVVKTDIFQTVDLFEAKDMAAVQRTLMALGSLAVTKNDGTTTGTPTGS
- the LOC101821687 gene encoding transgelin-like; its protein translation is MPNFQKAQEHKREFTESQLKEGKNIIGLQMGTNKGASQAGMSYGRGALREQLSRPRLPLRQVLSRLVNSLYPDGSKPVKIPDAPPTMVFKQMEQIAQFLKAAEDYGVVKTDIFQTVDLFEAKDMAAVQRTLMALGSLAVTKNDGNYHGDPNWFMKKAQEHKREFTESQLKEGKNIIGLQMGTNKGASQAGMSYGRPRQIRGTEGTQPPQMQHPGLGDAV